One Phycisphaera mikurensis NBRC 102666 DNA window includes the following coding sequences:
- a CDS encoding SDR family NAD(P)-dependent oxidoreductase, giving the protein MAARSLSNAVLVLTGASSGIGAAVAEAAGAAGMRAVLNGRRAEKLQAVAERVRAAGGEALAVPGDVTREADVEELFAAAAEAFGGVDAVLANAGYGLEKRFDATSMREHRAIFETNHFGTLLTLRAGLAAVRAEPGGLRHLLVTSSCVSELGPPRFGAYAATKAAQDAVAQALRAEVAAEGIRVTTIHPVGTRTEFFDTAAANSGTDRSLADTNTPDLFTQTAGHVARRVIAALKRPVAEVWPSRPARFAFAAATAFPGLTAWGLARAAARMEKQGR; this is encoded by the coding sequence GTGGCCGCCCGCTCGCTCTCCAACGCCGTGCTCGTGCTGACAGGCGCCTCCTCGGGGATCGGGGCGGCGGTGGCCGAGGCGGCGGGCGCGGCGGGGATGCGGGCGGTGCTCAACGGGCGTCGGGCGGAGAAGCTCCAGGCGGTGGCGGAGCGGGTGCGGGCGGCGGGCGGGGAAGCGCTTGCGGTGCCCGGCGACGTCACCCGCGAGGCGGACGTGGAGGAGCTGTTCGCCGCGGCGGCGGAGGCCTTCGGGGGCGTGGACGCGGTGCTGGCCAACGCGGGCTACGGGCTGGAGAAACGCTTCGACGCGACCTCGATGCGCGAGCACCGGGCGATCTTCGAGACCAACCACTTCGGCACGCTCCTGACGCTGCGCGCGGGGCTGGCGGCGGTGCGGGCGGAGCCCGGAGGCCTCCGGCACCTCCTGGTCACCAGCTCGTGCGTGTCGGAGCTGGGCCCGCCGCGTTTCGGGGCCTACGCCGCGACGAAGGCGGCCCAGGACGCGGTCGCTCAAGCGCTGCGGGCGGAGGTCGCGGCGGAGGGGATCCGCGTGACGACGATCCACCCGGTCGGCACGAGAACCGAATTCTTCGACACCGCCGCCGCGAACAGCGGGACCGACCGCAGCCTCGCCGACACGAACACGCCGGACCTCTTCACGCAGACCGCCGGGCACGTCGCCCGCCGGGTGATCGCGGCGCTCAAGCGACCGGTCGCCGAGGTGTGGCCGTCCCGGCCGGCCCGCTTCGCCTTCGCCGCGGCGACGGCCTTCCCGGGCCTCACCGCGTGGGGCCTGGCCCGGGCCGCGGCCCGGATGGAGAAGCAGGGCCGGTGA